The genomic interval AATAAACTCAGCATAGAAAGTCTTAAAGAATAAGATATCATCCTTTCCATATGCTGACTTAATATCAGGATGGTCAATCAAATATTTGCCCCACGGATACTGATAATCATACACCGTTCTGTCGGCACCAGGAATACCTGGATCTCCTGATGGAACATATGCAGTTATAGTCTCTGGTACTTCCCAGTTTCCTAATTTGGTTACAACATTATTCGCAAGCGTTGATCCAAATTTGACTGTATAAGGCTGTGTAAAACGTTCGAAATAGTCAGGATAAACATTCCTCATCTGCGCCAACTTATCTATCCAGATATATTCACTCTCGCGACAATGCTTCGCCGTCATACTAACTGTGACATCCGTAATACAATACAGACACCCAAGGGTCCTTCCTGCAGTTACTTCCTGTTCAATTACCTCTGAAGCGTGGGTAATAGGATTTTCATGATGCATTGGCATCTGCGTTTGATCCTTGAATGGCGTGAACCTTTCTGCCATCTCGCTAAACGTCAGCTTCAAATCTCCTTTTTTGTAAAAAGGCAGATCCCTTCTGCTAAATTTCAGCAATTTGTACACAGCACCACATTGAACAGGATAAACAAAACCTTCCACCTTTGCAGGGTTTTCAACATTTTGTTTAAACTCATCACCTACCGCATTTTTATATACACCATCTGCAACAACAAATTCATAATTCAGGAACATAGGATCGCCGGTCTTCAATCTAAAACTCTTGACAGCACCTACCGTTATTTCAGGATCAAACTGGTCCTTCCCGTCCTTAATCTTGATGGCACCGTACTGGAACTCTACATTGCTCAAATTATCAAATGGTACTACCAGTATGGTACCCGCCGGTGTCAGGAAAGATACCGTCGTGCTATCTGCATTGAGAAAGTCCCGGGCGATATATATCGCGGTATAGTTATCCCCCGCATCATCATCTTCAAACACGCCCCATACACTTCCCGGATCATGCAACACATCCCACTGATACTTGATCAACCCATAGCCAGTGCCATAATCCATCAGGTTATCTGTCGCACTCTTCTCCAGCCCCACATTGGTACTAAACGTATGCTCCAGCGTATAATCGCCATGCCCGATCTCATGCACCACCGTACGAACAATAGTCGCTTCTGATGCCTGTTTCGTGAATATGAAACCATACTGGCTGCCCCGAGGCATTTTACCTGTCAGGTCACCATCAGACAATGCTGCTTCATTCACCAGGAACAGATATACAGCATTATCATCTATCTTGGTCGCCTTCTTATACGCTTTCTTCAGCGCCTTCTCCTCACCGGTGAAATCATTGCTCAGGAATGCACTTCCCTTATCCTGCAGCACGCTGTCGCCGTTCTTATCCCATGTCCTGTTATAGCGGAAGCTTTCATCTACCTGTACGGTATATGTAATACCCAGTTTGCCATAGGTATCCTTCAGGGCAGTTTTTATCTGCTCTGCAGCTACAGGGGTCTGTGCACCTATTGGCACCAGCACCAGTGTTTTCTGTATTGGCTTGTAGCTTGGTACCAGCAGTTTACCCAGGCTGATGTAGCCACCATTACCATCCGGATGAGCAGCGTATATTTCCTGTGCATCACCACCAGGACCACCGGTCAGGTTAATGGTGAAGGTATTATTACCATTATCTTTCGCTGTCAGTACGATGCCTTTACCTGTAATGAACTTCAGTTTGGAAGCAGTGATACCGCTGGCTGCATTCGTCAATGTAGCGATCACTTCCTCCTGTGCATCCGGCACAATAGCCTTAGCGCTTACATGGTATTTACCACCTGCCAGCGATTCATATTCGCGCTCTACATTGGTTTTACCGGCATAGCTGCTCTTCCAGGTATCAAATGCATACACGTTGCCTGTACCCGGTGTAAAGGTTACAGTGCCTTTATCGGGCTGTAAGGTTTTCAGGGATTCGAGTACTGCAGAAGTGATGGTATTATCGCGCTTACCGATGGAAGTTACCTTACCACCTTTGTCGATATTATACATGTTACCATCTGCATCTTCCAATACCAGCGGCAAGGTCTTACCCTTGTCTTTGTAGTTGATCACTTCTTCCTGGCCGGTATTACTGTCGGTGAGCGTAATAGTACCGGCATCAGTATTTACCTTGATATTGGCTGGTGAGAAGATCTTCAGTTTGGTAGTGATATCCGGTATGAGATCGCCATTCACGACACCACCTACATCATTACCGCCATGCTGCTCATCCAGTTTATCGCTTACAAACTTGTCGATACTTTCTGTTACAGCCGTTACCTGGCCTGCTATTACTTTCAGGTCGGTATTGACAGTGATGTCTTTAAATTCCATCTGCAGCCCGATACCAAATCCCAGTGTGATCACACGGCCTTTACCGGTAAACTTGCCATTACCGCCACTTACTTCGGTCAGGATGATATCAAAATTGCCTACACGGACGATCTTGCCAGGGCTTAATGAAGCCTGTGGCGTCTGATTGTCCAGCGCAGCGAGTAAGCTGACATCTCCGCATACAAAGGCCTTCGCCGAATCAGTTTTAATGGTCACAACATCACTAAAAGGCCCGTACACACCCCCAATCTTCCATTGCAGTCTGCCTTCGTATGCACGGTTAGGTTCCAGGCTGTTGACCGTGAATGCGGTATCTGACTGCTTTTCTTCCGTCTGCCAGTCAAATTCTGTATCGCCCATTTTGGCAGCACGGTATTGCAGGCGATAAGCTTCTACCTGGTAGTTGGCATCCGCCAGCGGCCAGCTGAAACGCAGACTGCGTTCGCCTGTAGCGCGGCCTTTCAGTACCGGTTTAGGTACATTATTCTGTGTGAATGGATTTTTTCCAAGATAAGTGAAGGTACAGCTCAGGCTCAGCCCCTGGTTGCTGAACATGTCCCTGCCACTTTTATCGCGGGCCTGTACTGTCCACACGTATTGCATACTGTCCCTGAGCTGAGGTTCCCCAGGGCCGTATACGATCGTATTGGTCTCGGTAACTAATGTATAAATGGGTTTGGCGCTGCGTACAATATAATCAGGATTGCTGCCGGCAGGCCTTACTTCATACAGCGAGAATACATATTCAGTACCGCTTCCCAGTATAGGATTAGGGGAATTGCGGCTGCTCCAGTTAAAGGTGAGGAACTGCGGATCCAGTTTCTCCACACGGCTGTTACAGATAGGCAGGTTTAACAATGGCGGATCGCTCTTCCGGAAGAAGAAGACGTTGGAGCCCATATTACTCACCTGTACCTGCGGACGGCTATAGTCATATGCAGTGAAGGAAATGCGGTATGCACCTTCAGGCAGGGAACGGGTCTTTTCATACTCGTTCCGGCTGAATCCTCCACTGTATTCAATATTGGCGGGGTTAAGATAATCGGCCAGATCTATTCCACCTATAATAGTAGGAATACCCGGGCTCAGGGAAAGCGGTCTGGGGTTGAACGCAGTGGCTGTCCGCATAATGACAGTTCCATTCTGTTCTACCGTCATCCGCAGCCTTACATTATAGCTGGGCAGCGTCAGGTCATTCTGCACCAGTATCACACGCAGCTTGTCGCTGCCCGCTACGGCATAGTCGGGCAGGTAAACGCTGTAAGGCGGTATGATCTGTGTACTGGCAGTAACAGGATATTGCTGGGCTTTCACGTTTGTTATACCTGCAGCCAACAGCAGCAGGCACAGAACGTAACGGTATATATGGGACATCCTCAGGATATGATTAAACATCGTTGTCAAAATGAATAGGTATAGTTGATCGTGCTTGTCAGTTCGTTATAACCCGGCTGGTTGGTGGTAGCGCCGCGCAATACCCAGGAAATGGTAGCGCCAAATGTATGTGTCTGTTTGCTGAAGAACTTCCGCTTACCCTCCCCATCTGCAACCGCTTCCGATTGTTTGCTCCTGGGACTGTAATTGATATTCAGTCCTGTATTGAACAGGGTACTATTGGTGGTGGTGGTCAGCCCCTCTCCTGTTGTGTTTTTGGCGGACGTCACGTTGTATACCGCAGAAACACCTGTACGCAATGTTTTTTC from Chitinophaga filiformis carries:
- a CDS encoding fibronectin type III domain-containing protein — its product is MSHIYRYVLCLLLLAAGITNVKAQQYPVTASTQIIPPYSVYLPDYAVAGSDKLRVILVQNDLTLPSYNVRLRMTVEQNGTVIMRTATAFNPRPLSLSPGIPTIIGGIDLADYLNPANIEYSGGFSRNEYEKTRSLPEGAYRISFTAYDYSRPQVQVSNMGSNVFFFRKSDPPLLNLPICNSRVEKLDPQFLTFNWSSRNSPNPILGSGTEYVFSLYEVRPAGSNPDYIVRSAKPIYTLVTETNTIVYGPGEPQLRDSMQYVWTVQARDKSGRDMFSNQGLSLSCTFTYLGKNPFTQNNVPKPVLKGRATGERSLRFSWPLADANYQVEAYRLQYRAAKMGDTEFDWQTEEKQSDTAFTVNSLEPNRAYEGRLQWKIGGVYGPFSDVVTIKTDSAKAFVCGDVSLLAALDNQTPQASLSPGKIVRVGNFDIILTEVSGGNGKFTGKGRVITLGFGIGLQMEFKDITVNTDLKVIAGQVTAVTESIDKFVSDKLDEQHGGNDVGGVVNGDLIPDITTKLKIFSPANIKVNTDAGTITLTDSNTGQEEVINYKDKGKTLPLVLEDADGNMYNIDKGGKVTSIGKRDNTITSAVLESLKTLQPDKGTVTFTPGTGNVYAFDTWKSSYAGKTNVEREYESLAGGKYHVSAKAIVPDAQEEVIATLTNAASGITASKLKFITGKGIVLTAKDNGNNTFTINLTGGPGGDAQEIYAAHPDGNGGYISLGKLLVPSYKPIQKTLVLVPIGAQTPVAAEQIKTALKDTYGKLGITYTVQVDESFRYNRTWDKNGDSVLQDKGSAFLSNDFTGEEKALKKAYKKATKIDDNAVYLFLVNEAALSDGDLTGKMPRGSQYGFIFTKQASEATIVRTVVHEIGHGDYTLEHTFSTNVGLEKSATDNLMDYGTGYGLIKYQWDVLHDPGSVWGVFEDDDAGDNYTAIYIARDFLNADSTTVSFLTPAGTILVVPFDNLSNVEFQYGAIKIKDGKDQFDPEITVGAVKSFRLKTGDPMFLNYEFVVADGVYKNAVGDEFKQNVENPAKVEGFVYPVQCGAVYKLLKFSRRDLPFYKKGDLKLTFSEMAERFTPFKDQTQMPMHHENPITHASEVIEQEVTAGRTLGCLYCITDVTVSMTAKHCRESEYIWIDKLAQMRNVYPDYFERFTQPYTVKFGSTLANNVVTKLGNWEVPETITAYVPSGDPGIPGADRTVYDYQYPWGKYLIDHPDIKSAYGKDDILFFKTFYAEFIKYINTSLVEDQDFWDKFNRNTPVKDIFIQLKNDPIFHLQTISVDKRGLALKMMTQDYENRDLDFFEGKDQSYIRLLSSFVADKQAGAMLKYIEDSITVRAIYDLFVDNGKPEASQMDVLMALSNMITLSKHFNYLEEEIGDQLNKPELVAKVEADLLQFSNADIEFETKNKLFINNKLYNYNDYVSVEVVGSFQMGGQMIPKGQLLQMPAIQVALMATIADTRKTEKQVTLAVDLGMMVIGMGEMSVFLDAGKYIQKVIAVADMVGSAGNLTLQLINYDALSPEWRTTLQVASFALSIPSMAKAAPKVQRYVEDLDLLLDARRAHNATMRELMELERIGSGLSESAGVMDIISDGKQIGKRAVSMDRPADIELVKKRLDRGAIDNNIYIVVHGKGNKFNIIHQGTEIEMDHRSLARWIKKQGFPEDKQLVLLSCGDIETAQDVARNAKVSIVANDGVVKVYDNGVIEAENGFKYIDKNGNIDKNRKVLVGEQKPAGKRPIRLGPAMPRTGSAAEIIENFGVTAEVAEKLAANNAFVSAYRAIQRADDGFMKPGGNFMVRLQRAVEEAGETTKARTILLQKFADDEELFGNVYNKMKEAETYAEEARKLLNTGESADELATKMVTARKELTKLFKKHKDVNVSFGVYGLFNNGITNHLPLTEEQINLITKVRTQLGISADKNILITRVNIKGKQDPEFLIAVSGRNSETDGLEAKVLSGLSKEKDGFDGIVVMDVREGVRSYHQIEVGEGKGLRIQDTESKVAEWYLWRTDKNYSGPATKIEEGDIESIEFISDRPVCPSCYNVLGMFKKKFKLPTEKMTVYEGKYAVGK